One genomic segment of Pandoraea thiooxydans includes these proteins:
- a CDS encoding cytochrome c1: MKKLFAILALIGLFATPVLAQEAPVPLDPAPNRIDDLAALQHGAKIFVNYCLSCHSAAAMRYSRLTELGLTDKEIKDNLLFATDKIGATMKVAMRPEDAKKWFGAAPPDLSVEARARGTDWLYTYLRGFYRDDSRPTGWNNIVFPNVGMPNVLWQLQGERVLKQVASAGAGGEEGHAPAFAGFTQVTPGTLTPVQFDSTVADLVSYLDWMSEPAQRTRRQLGVWVLLFLGLFTVLAWRLNAAYWKDVK; encoded by the coding sequence ATGAAGAAACTGTTCGCAATTCTCGCGCTCATCGGTTTGTTCGCCACGCCGGTGCTCGCCCAGGAGGCGCCTGTACCGCTCGACCCGGCCCCCAATCGCATCGACGACCTGGCGGCACTCCAGCATGGCGCGAAAATTTTCGTCAATTACTGCCTGAGCTGCCACAGCGCCGCGGCCATGCGCTACTCGCGCCTGACCGAACTCGGACTCACCGACAAGGAAATCAAGGATAATCTGCTCTTCGCCACCGACAAGATCGGCGCCACCATGAAGGTGGCGATGCGTCCCGAAGACGCCAAGAAGTGGTTCGGCGCGGCGCCCCCCGACCTGTCGGTCGAGGCCCGCGCGCGCGGCACCGATTGGCTCTACACCTACCTGCGCGGGTTCTATCGCGACGATTCGCGCCCGACAGGCTGGAACAACATCGTGTTCCCCAATGTCGGCATGCCCAATGTGCTGTGGCAACTGCAAGGCGAGCGGGTGTTGAAGCAGGTCGCCAGTGCCGGCGCGGGCGGTGAAGAAGGGCATGCGCCAGCCTTTGCGGGCTTCACCCAGGTAACGCCGGGCACGCTCACGCCGGTGCAATTCGATAGCACGGTGGCCGATCTGGTATCTTATCTGGATTGGATGTCCGAACCGGCCCAGCGTACCCGCCGCCAACTTGGCGTGTGGGTGCTGCTGTTCCTCGGGCTGTTCACTGTGCTGGCCTGGCGCTTGAACGCGGCCTATTGGAAAGACGTCAAGTAA
- a CDS encoding glutathione S-transferase N-terminal domain-containing protein — protein sequence MMVLYSGTTCPFSQRCRLVLFEKGMDFEIRDVDLFNKPEDIAVMNPYGQVPILAERDLILYESNIINEYIDERFPHPQLMPADPVQRARARLFLFNFEKELFVHVSTLENDKGRAAEKAHEKARLAIRDRLSQLAPIFLKNKYMLGDEFSMLDVAIAPLLWRLDHYGIELSKNAAPLLKYAERIFSRPAYIEALTPSEKVMRR from the coding sequence ATGATGGTTCTATATTCGGGCACCACCTGCCCATTCTCCCAGCGATGCCGGTTGGTGCTGTTCGAAAAAGGCATGGATTTCGAAATCCGCGACGTCGATCTCTTCAACAAGCCTGAAGACATCGCCGTGATGAACCCCTATGGCCAGGTGCCCATCCTGGCCGAGCGCGATCTCATTCTGTATGAGTCCAACATCATCAACGAATACATCGACGAGCGCTTTCCGCACCCGCAACTGATGCCGGCCGATCCGGTGCAGCGGGCACGGGCGCGCCTGTTCCTGTTCAACTTCGAGAAAGAACTCTTCGTGCACGTGAGCACGCTCGAGAACGACAAAGGCCGCGCGGCCGAAAAGGCGCACGAAAAAGCGCGCCTGGCCATTCGCGACCGCCTCTCGCAACTCGCGCCGATCTTCCTCAAGAACAAATACATGCTGGGCGACGAATTCTCGATGCTCGACGTGGCCATCGCGCCGCTGCTGTGGCGCCTCGACCACTACGGCATCGAACTCTCCAAAAACGCCGCCCCGCTGCTCAAATACGCCGAGCGCATCTTCAGCCGGCCCGCCTACATCGAAGCACTGACCCCATCGGAGAAAGTGATGCGCCGCTGA
- a CDS encoding ClpXP protease specificity-enhancing factor: MPETSTKPYLLRALYEWCTDNGYTPYMAVHVDAGTRVPREFVKDGEIVLNISFDATSGLQMGNDWIEFSARFGGVAQKIEIPVNNVLAIYARENGQGMAFPVDKTAPALAPLSTAGAAPELASTDASDDDNDEPPRGPNGNRGHLKVIK; encoded by the coding sequence ATGCCAGAAACCTCAACCAAACCCTACCTGCTGCGCGCGCTCTACGAGTGGTGCACCGACAACGGCTACACCCCCTACATGGCGGTGCACGTCGACGCGGGCACACGTGTGCCGCGCGAATTCGTCAAGGACGGCGAAATCGTCCTGAACATCAGCTTCGACGCCACCAGCGGGTTGCAAATGGGCAACGACTGGATCGAATTCAGCGCGCGCTTTGGCGGCGTTGCGCAGAAAATCGAAATCCCGGTCAACAACGTGCTCGCCATCTATGCCCGCGAAAACGGACAAGGCATGGCTTTCCCGGTCGACAAAACCGCCCCGGCCCTCGCGCCGCTGTCGACGGCCGGCGCCGCCCCGGAGCTCGCCTCCACAGACGCCAGCGACGACGACAACGACGAACCGCCACGCGGCCCCAACGGCAACCGCGGCCATCTCAAGGTCATCAAATAG
- a CDS encoding glutathione S-transferase family protein, with product MQLYGRRSSINVQKVIWCLAELGLMEQRDYQRIDAGLDFGVVRTPEYLALNPNGLVPTWVEGDLVLWESNSIVRYLAATRGDGALLPGDPAKRADVERWMDWQLGTLWATLRVAFLGLTRTPEPQRDYDAINTSFGNASRQLQMAEAVLAKQPFIAATGFSVADIVIGLAVHRWIGLLENFAGVLPAPPAMPSLIAWHRELIERPAFKETVRS from the coding sequence ATGCAACTGTATGGCAGACGCAGTTCGATCAACGTCCAGAAGGTTATCTGGTGTCTGGCCGAGCTCGGCCTGATGGAGCAGCGCGATTATCAACGCATCGATGCCGGCCTCGACTTCGGCGTCGTGCGCACCCCGGAGTATCTGGCGCTCAATCCGAACGGGTTGGTGCCGACCTGGGTCGAGGGCGATCTGGTGCTGTGGGAATCGAACAGTATCGTGCGCTACCTTGCCGCAACGCGCGGCGACGGCGCACTGTTGCCCGGCGATCCGGCCAAGCGTGCTGACGTCGAGCGCTGGATGGACTGGCAGCTCGGCACCCTCTGGGCTACGCTGCGCGTGGCCTTCCTGGGCTTGACCCGTACTCCCGAGCCGCAGCGGGATTACGATGCCATCAACACATCGTTTGGAAATGCTTCTCGCCAGTTGCAAATGGCCGAAGCGGTGCTGGCCAAACAACCTTTCATCGCGGCGACCGGCTTTAGCGTGGCGGACATCGTGATCGGCTTGGCGGTGCACCGCTGGATCGGATTGCTCGAGAACTTCGCCGGCGTGCTGCCCGCGCCGCCGGCGATGCCGTCGCTGATTGCCTGGCATCGTGAGTTGATCGAGCGGCCGGCGTTCAAGGAAACGGTTCGTTCGTAG